Proteins found in one Paenibacillus borealis genomic segment:
- a CDS encoding proline--tRNA ligase: MRQTNLFVTTLREAPAEAETVSHQLLLRAGYIRQLAAGVYTYMPLGRRVLRKIENIVREEMDASGAQELLMPSLQPAELWKESERYDVYGKELMKLQDRHEREFVLGPTHEEVVTTLVRDEISSYRRLPLIVYQIQTKFRDERRPRSGLLRGREFLMKDAYSFDTGWEGLDLAYEQMYNAYGRILDRCSLTYRAVQANAGAIGGKGQNHEFMALSEIGEDTVAVCSICDYAANIEQAEVHSGDAFEEQDFSGIPAPVKFHTPNQKTIQQLEQESQIKPQDIIKTLIYTDGGKNFAVLVRGDHEVNELKVQKYLGCGEIALAEYDSVQAAAGVGSGFVGPAGLSLTILVDAAVAGMAEAVTGAGEKDYHLRGVVPGRDFLLTHVGDFRNAATGDICPVCGEGKLVFHQGIEVGHVFKLGTVYSEKLGATFLDAAGRSQPMVMGCYGIGISRLLSSVAEQNHDDQGLIWPAAIAPYTVHILLMSVKDEGQREVAEALYAQLTAIGIETLLDDRDERAGVKFKDSELIGIPVALVVGKGAAEQKVEYMDRRAGTKELIDISETVARVSVV; the protein is encoded by the coding sequence ATGCGCCAAACCAATTTATTCGTCACAACTCTCCGCGAAGCCCCTGCTGAAGCAGAGACAGTGAGTCACCAGCTGCTGCTGCGTGCGGGTTATATCCGCCAGCTGGCGGCAGGAGTGTATACATATATGCCGCTGGGGCGGCGGGTACTCCGCAAGATTGAGAACATCGTCCGTGAAGAAATGGATGCCTCTGGAGCGCAGGAGCTGCTTATGCCTTCTCTGCAGCCCGCAGAGCTCTGGAAAGAATCGGAACGTTACGACGTGTACGGCAAGGAGCTTATGAAGCTCCAGGACCGTCATGAGCGGGAATTTGTGCTGGGGCCTACCCATGAAGAAGTAGTGACAACACTTGTAAGGGATGAGATTAGCTCCTACCGCAGGCTTCCGCTTATCGTGTATCAGATTCAGACGAAGTTCCGTGATGAACGCCGTCCCCGTTCGGGGCTACTGCGGGGCAGGGAGTTCCTCATGAAGGATGCCTACTCTTTTGACACGGGCTGGGAGGGGCTGGATCTGGCTTATGAGCAGATGTACAATGCCTACGGGCGGATACTGGACCGCTGCAGCCTGACATACCGTGCAGTGCAGGCCAATGCCGGAGCCATCGGCGGAAAAGGCCAGAATCACGAATTCATGGCTTTATCAGAAATCGGCGAAGATACTGTGGCTGTCTGCTCCATCTGCGACTATGCTGCGAATATAGAACAGGCTGAAGTGCACAGCGGAGATGCATTTGAGGAGCAGGATTTCAGCGGCATTCCTGCACCGGTAAAGTTCCACACGCCTAATCAGAAGACGATCCAGCAGCTGGAGCAGGAGAGTCAGATCAAGCCTCAGGACATTATCAAAACGTTAATCTACACAGACGGCGGCAAGAACTTTGCTGTATTGGTCCGGGGAGATCATGAGGTTAACGAGCTCAAGGTGCAGAAATATCTGGGCTGCGGTGAAATCGCACTGGCCGAATATGATAGTGTGCAGGCGGCGGCCGGGGTCGGGAGCGGTTTTGTCGGTCCGGCCGGGTTATCGCTGACAATTCTTGTAGACGCGGCTGTTGCCGGTATGGCAGAGGCGGTCACAGGTGCCGGAGAGAAGGATTACCATCTGCGCGGTGTTGTGCCCGGCCGAGACTTCCTGCTTACGCATGTTGGGGATTTCCGCAATGCTGCTACAGGCGATATCTGTCCGGTGTGTGGCGAAGGGAAGCTGGTGTTTCATCAGGGGATTGAGGTAGGGCATGTCTTCAAGCTCGGCACAGTCTATAGCGAGAAGCTTGGGGCGACCTTCTTAGATGCAGCGGGGCGGAGTCAGCCTATGGTGATGGGCTGCTATGGTATCGGCATTTCGCGGCTCCTGTCATCGGTGGCGGAGCAGAATCATGATGATCAAGGTCTGATCTGGCCGGCGGCCATAGCACCTTATACGGTTCACATTCTGCTGATGTCCGTGAAGGATGAGGGCCAGCGTGAGGTTGCTGAAGCCTTGTACGCACAGCTTACTGCTATCGGCATTGAGACGCTGCTGGATGACCGGGACGAACGTGCCGGGGTCAAGTTCAAGGATTCCGAGCTGATCGGAATTCCGGTTGCTCTGGTTGTGGGTAAGGGAGCAGCAGAACAGAAGGTTGAATATATGGACCGCAGAGCGGGGACTAAAGAATTGATTGATATTAGTGAGACTGTAGCGCGGGTGAGCGTGGTCTAA
- a CDS encoding methyl-accepting chemotaxis protein, whose translation MSKSVNRSKRKSKSGSLQRKMMILFSIMLVIPILLVSTFSYFSANKQLKTKMQDATHSSVDLVASTIDEYVSAAMRNVELLSQQINSSDIDANSPETRTLIELFMKAHPELEILTVGNNQGAWMKAPDPGKQEYDPRTRDWYKATMLNPGKITIIDPFVSATTGNYTLFISETLKDGQGAITTSLNLKALGEKINKTTPGETGYFYIVDRNHKFVSHPVKAAGDDVADYVVEMLVNDSGDLNYTNPDSGMDMRGYYTTDANTGFKIVGILPTKEFSDATQPIINTGVIVLAVSLIVSMTLMFLIIRSITNPIRSLNRSAQRVSEGYLNEQIHIKRSDEIGQLAENYNLMVGSLRSIVSDISDTSAQLASSSQQLTATTEENSKATAYVTELVQQSTEGAETQTSAMAETSRAMEEMSSGIQKIAEAAATIVDSSANTEADVLSGSLKIEQVSRQMDAIRTSTHHSSELIGQLNGLNTDVSAMSSAIAAIAVQTNLLSLNAGIEAARAGEHGRGFAVVATEVRKLADQSKNTAGDIQDTLLQMTKLIDQTYEAIRHTVAADVDLGIQVTAEAKEAFISIEHSTTKINSQLHDISAITEQMSAGAQEVAASVHEISGISRSTSDAFQSVTAATEQQLASMEEISSSSTELSKMAGDLQHKIDRFKLED comes from the coding sequence ATGTCCAAATCCGTCAACCGTTCTAAACGAAAATCCAAGTCAGGGTCGCTGCAAAGAAAAATGATGATCCTATTCAGTATTATGCTGGTGATCCCCATCCTGCTCGTAAGTACTTTCTCCTATTTCAGTGCAAACAAGCAATTAAAGACCAAAATGCAGGATGCTACCCATTCCAGTGTGGATCTGGTCGCAAGTACAATTGACGAATATGTTTCAGCCGCAATGCGAAATGTAGAGCTGTTAAGCCAGCAGATTAATTCTTCAGATATTGATGCCAATTCGCCAGAAACGCGTACATTGATCGAATTGTTCATGAAGGCGCATCCCGAGCTGGAAATCCTTACGGTGGGCAATAATCAGGGAGCCTGGATGAAAGCCCCGGACCCCGGGAAGCAGGAGTATGATCCGCGCACCAGAGACTGGTATAAGGCAACCATGCTGAATCCCGGTAAAATTACGATTATCGATCCTTTTGTCTCAGCAACAACCGGCAACTATACGCTCTTTATCTCGGAAACGCTGAAAGATGGCCAGGGTGCTATTACGACCAGCCTCAATCTGAAAGCCTTAGGCGAGAAAATCAACAAGACTACCCCAGGGGAAACGGGTTATTTCTATATTGTCGACCGGAATCATAAGTTCGTTTCTCATCCTGTAAAAGCAGCAGGTGACGATGTAGCAGACTATGTAGTGGAGATGCTGGTTAATGACAGCGGGGATCTGAACTATACCAATCCGGATTCAGGTATGGACATGCGGGGTTACTATACGACTGATGCGAATACCGGATTCAAGATTGTCGGCATCCTTCCGACCAAAGAATTCTCAGATGCCACGCAGCCTATTATTAATACAGGAGTAATTGTACTGGCCGTGTCTCTGATCGTCAGTATGACCTTAATGTTCCTGATCATCCGCTCCATCACGAACCCGATCCGCAGTCTCAACCGTTCCGCACAGCGGGTGAGTGAAGGGTATCTGAATGAACAGATTCACATTAAACGGTCGGATGAAATCGGCCAGCTGGCAGAGAATTATAACTTGATGGTAGGCTCACTGCGCAGCATCGTTTCTGATATTTCAGACACTTCAGCACAACTGGCTTCTTCAAGCCAGCAACTTACAGCTACGACTGAAGAGAATTCCAAAGCTACTGCTTATGTGACCGAACTGGTCCAGCAGTCAACTGAAGGTGCTGAAACACAGACTTCAGCGATGGCTGAAACCTCGCGGGCGATGGAGGAGATGTCTTCAGGTATTCAAAAAATCGCTGAAGCGGCAGCCACAATTGTCGATTCATCCGCAAATACAGAAGCTGACGTGCTTAGCGGCAGCCTCAAGATCGAACAGGTCAGCCGGCAAATGGATGCCATCCGCACATCCACCCATCACTCCTCCGAGCTGATCGGACAATTAAACGGCCTGAATACCGATGTATCGGCGATGAGCAGCGCGATTGCGGCCATTGCCGTGCAGACTAACCTGCTGTCCCTGAACGCCGGAATTGAAGCCGCCCGGGCCGGAGAACATGGCAGAGGCTTCGCCGTAGTCGCCACAGAGGTACGGAAGCTGGCGGATCAATCGAAAAATACAGCCGGAGATATCCAGGACACACTGCTCCAGATGACCAAGCTAATTGATCAGACCTATGAAGCCATCCGTCATACGGTAGCCGCTGATGTAGATTTGGGCATTCAGGTTACTGCTGAAGCTAAAGAAGCATTCATCAGCATCGAGCACTCCACTACCAAAATCAACAGCCAGCTGCATGACATCTCGGCCATTACCGAGCAGATGTCTGCCGGCGCGCAGGAGGTCGCTGCTTCCGTTCATGAGATTTCCGGCATCTCGCGTTCAACTTCAGATGCATTCCAGAGCGTAACAGCGGCAACAGAGCAGCAGCTTGCCTCCATGGAAGAAATCTCCTCCTCCTCCACTGAGCTGTCCAAGATGGCCGGAGATCTGCAGCATAAGATCGATCGTTTCAAGCTGGAGGACTAA
- a CDS encoding IS3 family transposase (programmed frameshift) codes for MARKGQVFQQYTEDFKMAAVREYLEGSASYNVVAEMLGIRNRTQLKVWVRKYQNGEAFDTRKGISSPIKGRSRTTFASIEEERDYLKAQVDYLKKRLSKSSKGEKLKSQDNYQIIEELRDLHGVTRLLAIAGLPRASYYKWRATRSRQVEVRARDHEIKEHMVAIHLAHPFFGYPRMRTALWEAGYLVNHKKVGRMMKELSIQSVIRKKRNRSSYTPSVVYPNRLKRKFHAIGPQQKLVTDITYISDGTQFYYLSAIQDLFNNEIVAWQISDRNDVKLVLDTVEQWTRKRDVSEAVLHSDQGFQYTSQAYNTRLEAFGVKGSHSRKATCLDNACIESFFSHLKTEKLYLHQCKSEAEIHQAVEEYIYFYNYQRFQAKLKQRAPIEYRHALAA; via the exons ATGGCCAGAAAAGGTCAAGTATTTCAACAGTATACGGAGGATTTCAAGATGGCGGCGGTCAGGGAGTATCTGGAGGGATCCGCCAGTTATAATGTAGTGGCAGAAATGTTGGGGATTCGGAACAGGACCCAACTGAAAGTGTGGGTGAGGAAGTACCAAAATGGGGAAGCGTTCGATACCCGTAAGGGCATATCCAGTCCTATAAAAGGACGCTCCCGTACGACGTTTGCCAGCATTGAAGAAGAGCGGGATTACTTGAAAGCGCAGGTCGACTACTTAAAAAAGCGGT TATCCAAATCTAGTAAAGGAGAGAAATTGAAATCACAGGACAATTACCAAATTATCGAGGAGCTGCGTGACCTACACGGCGTTACACGCCTATTGGCCATTGCAGGACTCCCTAGGGCCAGTTATTACAAGTGGCGCGCCACACGATCACGACAGGTCGAAGTACGCGCGCGGGATCATGAAATTAAAGAGCACATGGTAGCCATTCACCTGGCACATCCCTTTTTCGGATACCCTCGAATGCGGACAGCTCTGTGGGAAGCAGGTTACCTCGTCAATCATAAAAAGGTAGGACGAATGATGAAAGAATTGTCAATCCAATCGGTGATCCGAAAGAAACGAAATCGTTCCAGCTATACTCCATCCGTGGTGTATCCGAACCGATTGAAGCGTAAGTTTCATGCCATTGGCCCTCAACAGAAGCTCGTCACCGATATTACGTATATCTCAGATGGCACCCAATTTTATTATCTGTCCGCCATTCAGGATCTCTTTAACAATGAGATTGTCGCTTGGCAAATTTCCGACCGTAACGATGTGAAATTGGTCCTAGATACGGTGGAGCAGTGGACACGAAAAAGAGACGTCTCGGAAGCCGTACTCCATTCGGACCAAGGCTTCCAATATACGTCTCAGGCGTACAACACACGATTAGAGGCATTCGGCGTCAAAGGCAGCCACTCTCGCAAAGCAACCTGCCTAGATAACGCATGCATCGAATCCTTCTTTTCGCATCTCAAAACAGAGAAGTTGTATCTTCACCAGTGTAAATCAGAAGCGGAGATCCATCAAGCCGTCGAGGAATATATCTACTTTTATAACTACCAGCGATTTCAGGCCAAACTCAAACAGCGCGCACCGATTGAGTATCGGCACGCGCTGGCTGCATAG
- a CDS encoding glutamate synthase subunit beta, with protein sequence MSTPTGFMEYKRQLPGDRDPEQRIKDWEEFHEHLTEDELRTQGARCMDCGTPYCHTGVDMSGGTSGCPVHNLIPEWNNLVYRGLWKEALERLHKTNNFPEFTGSICPAPCEGSCTVGLIGQPVTIKTIELAIVDKGFEEGWVVPNPPEKRTGKRVAIVGSGPAGLAAAAQLNKAGHTVTVFERSDRIGGLLMYGIPTMKLDKRVVQRRVDLLAAEGIQFVVNTEIGKDIPAQQLVDEYDAVVLCGGATKARRFNVEGNELNGVMYAMDYLNGTIKSYLNSNLEDGNYVSAAGKDVIVLGGGDTGSDCVATSLRHGCSSITQFGTHDKAPLERDPIANPWPQFPNVYTLDYAQQEAKAVFGEDPREFSIMTTKFVGDEEGNLKELHTVQIRRMVDETGRKIYQPVPGTEAVYPAQLALIAIGFDGPEQDIIGELKLDTDRRSNVKARYGKFNTNVDKVFAAGDMRRGQSLVVWAINEGREAAREVDRYLMGSTVLV encoded by the coding sequence ATGTCTACACCTACTGGATTTATGGAGTATAAGCGCCAGCTCCCAGGGGACCGCGATCCCGAGCAGCGCATAAAGGATTGGGAAGAGTTCCATGAGCATCTGACCGAGGACGAGCTTCGGACCCAGGGTGCCCGCTGTATGGATTGCGGAACACCTTATTGCCATACTGGCGTGGATATGAGCGGGGGAACCTCAGGCTGTCCTGTGCATAATCTCATTCCGGAATGGAATAATCTCGTCTACCGGGGATTGTGGAAGGAAGCTCTGGAACGCCTGCACAAAACGAATAACTTCCCGGAATTTACCGGCAGCATCTGTCCTGCACCTTGTGAAGGTTCCTGTACCGTCGGCCTGATTGGCCAGCCAGTCACGATTAAGACCATTGAGCTGGCGATCGTGGACAAAGGCTTCGAAGAGGGCTGGGTTGTCCCGAACCCTCCGGAGAAACGCACAGGCAAACGGGTTGCCATTGTCGGCTCCGGGCCGGCAGGTCTGGCAGCAGCAGCTCAGCTGAACAAAGCGGGCCATACCGTAACGGTTTTTGAGCGCAGTGACCGCATCGGCGGTCTGCTGATGTATGGTATCCCTACTATGAAGCTGGACAAACGTGTTGTGCAGCGCCGTGTGGATCTGCTGGCAGCTGAAGGCATCCAGTTCGTAGTGAACACGGAAATCGGCAAAGATATCCCGGCACAGCAGCTGGTGGATGAATATGATGCCGTTGTACTCTGCGGCGGAGCGACCAAAGCAAGACGCTTCAACGTAGAAGGCAATGAGCTGAATGGCGTAATGTACGCTATGGATTACCTGAATGGAACCATTAAGAGCTATCTGAATTCCAATCTGGAGGATGGCAACTATGTATCCGCTGCCGGCAAGGATGTTATCGTGCTGGGCGGCGGTGACACGGGTTCCGACTGCGTGGCTACCTCGCTGCGTCACGGCTGTAGCAGCATTACCCAGTTCGGTACACATGACAAGGCACCGCTGGAGCGTGATCCGATTGCCAACCCGTGGCCGCAATTCCCCAATGTCTATACACTGGATTATGCCCAGCAGGAAGCCAAGGCAGTCTTCGGTGAAGATCCGCGCGAATTCTCCATCATGACTACGAAGTTTGTAGGCGATGAAGAAGGCAACCTCAAGGAGCTGCACACTGTGCAGATCCGCCGTATGGTGGATGAGACCGGACGGAAGATCTACCAGCCGGTTCCGGGAACAGAGGCTGTCTATCCCGCTCAGCTTGCGCTGATCGCGATCGGCTTTGACGGACCGGAGCAGGATATTATCGGGGAACTCAAGCTGGATACAGACCGCCGCAGCAATGTAAAGGCCCGTTACGGCAAATTCAATACCAATGTGGATAAAGTATTCGCAGCCGGAGATATGCGCCGTGGACAGAGTCTTGTCGTATGGGCCATCAATGAGGGCCGTGAAGCGGCACGTGAAGTGGACCGCTACCTGATGGGTTCGACGGTGCTTGTCTAA
- a CDS encoding dihydrofolate reductase, producing the protein MSITMIWAMASNGVIGKNNDMPWHLPLDFAYFKAETLGKKMLMGRKTWESLGGKPLKGRTSLILTRDHSFAPEGAEVVYSLEEALAEGRKEEELMVIGGAEIYSLMLPYADKLQVTRIYADIEGDTKFPEVDWSLWNEISSTQGIRNEQNPYDYRFFVYERRE; encoded by the coding sequence ATGAGTATCACCATGATTTGGGCGATGGCCTCGAATGGTGTAATAGGTAAGAACAACGATATGCCCTGGCATTTGCCGCTGGACTTCGCTTATTTCAAAGCTGAGACTCTCGGCAAAAAAATGCTGATGGGCCGCAAGACATGGGAGTCCCTGGGCGGCAAACCGCTCAAGGGGCGCACCAGCCTGATTCTGACCCGGGACCACAGCTTTGCGCCGGAAGGTGCGGAGGTCGTGTATTCGCTGGAAGAAGCCCTGGCAGAAGGCCGTAAAGAGGAGGAGCTGATGGTTATCGGCGGGGCCGAGATTTACAGCCTGATGCTGCCTTATGCCGATAAGCTGCAGGTTACACGGATTTATGCTGATATTGAGGGCGATACGAAGTTTCCTGAGGTCGACTGGAGTCTGTGGAACGAAATCTCAAGTACACAGGGGATCCGCAATGAGCAGAATCCATATGATTACAGATTTTTTGTATATGAACGCAGGGAGTAA